In one window of Nicotiana tabacum cultivar K326 chromosome 12, ASM71507v2, whole genome shotgun sequence DNA:
- the LOC107816843 gene encoding RING-H2 finger protein ATL40 → MGFDEDDNPFTHHRKIKYDINSKIMLSAIISLSIVVFLVTILHMYIRCVIRRRRQAQGRAMFGTSLVTSIVSQVEPPKNGLDPSIIASLPIFVYKQSDDHNMDEAITNPIECSVCLSILEDGEIVRILPNCKHTFHIECIDKWFNCHSTCPICRAEAKPQVLPEPREGVVSRIPPSAPPLDGGNLSIVVNLEGTSSSGKTTIGGGGSSSRLSSFRRILSKERSSRRLQVEDPESSGGCRI, encoded by the coding sequence ATgggctttgatgaagatgatAATCCATTTACTCATCACCGTAAAATCAAATATGATATCAACAGCAAAATTATGCTCAGTGCCATAATATCACTATCCATAGTTGTTTTCCTTGTTACTATTCTCCATATGTACATTAGATGTGTCATTAGACGTCGTCGCCAAGCTCAAGGCCGAGCTATGTTCGGCACGAGCTTGGTTACAAGTATTGTGTCACAAGTTGAGCCACCAAAAAATGGGCTTGATCCATCTATTATAGCTTCActcccaatatttgtttacaagcaAAGTGATGACCATAACATGGACGAGGCAATTACTAATCCAATTGAGTGTTCAGTTTGTTTGAGTATTCTTGAAGATGGTGAAATTGTTAGAATTTTGCCTAATTGCAAGCACACTTTCCACATAGAGTGTATTGACAAATGGTTCAATTGTCATTCTACATGTCCTATATGTCGAGCTGAGGCGAAACCTCAGGTATTGCCTGAGCCTAGGGAGGGTGTTGTTAGTCGTATTCCTCCGTCAGCGCCGCCTTTGGATGGTGGAAATTTGTCTATAGTTGTGAATCTTGAAGGGACTTCATCATCAGGTAAAACTACTATTGGTGGTGGTGGATCAAGCTCGAGATTGAGCTCGTTTAGAAGGATTCTTAGCAAGGAGAGATCATCTCGACGACTTCAAGTTGAAGATCCTGAGAGCAGTGGCGGATGCAGAATTTAG